A stretch of Andreesenia angusta DNA encodes these proteins:
- a CDS encoding S-layer homology domain-containing protein, producing the protein MKKRILSLALASAMAVGTVSGAFAETETPEVLNGPQYIKGNESKEFMPNSKITRQEIAVMVGRALELEGSNPDFKDADKIAAWADEFVAGLQDAEIVKGDEKGNFNPTNKITRAELAAMVVRAYENATGEELSEGDTSFDDVADSAWYAKEVKKAAEAGLVLGDGEGSFNPMGEATRAETVMMINRMLGLGEGNLPSDVAELLETSLVDKAQWPSWAVDAILIASSAYEYTVGEDGKITIVEDEEPTVELKVESVSAINHQSVLVKFNQELESVDKADFTINNGVTVLEAKFGADKKSVYLTTTSQNQGTEYTLSYKGEVSGTFTGTTGQFNSKITVSTTDSEVKQTSTPTATNDANINRGKRTYTINVKDLNGKVDLALIQGGNYNATTGEFTDVDDNMRADFGAVTSVIEEVNGSPQAAGTNFVNNVEIPANGVITVTVDNTTGAENVRLVAFQDTNADNQLTVDANGIAKEEVGIGGRTGYYVAKAAFGASNPNTAGGFVFTDIDSFVDGAGNLYSYDANDKYQVGGVEITKDQFEQIINAGDVLAVSYNTSADGVSTFNITTETGFEAPAAAPTVNVRNLDSGATMNDVRVDFLRGVHANGTLNPTSTVYTVQRASTLGPDGIDGTIDDIAAGDEQWVTVGTVAGTETLRYDDKNLSDGAYVYRIVVKNPVTGVESRTARSAKIVLPANPDTVAPLAIQTTMKDAGNPNELDSGDKVQMLFNEEMKLEAGDIVRLQDAEGEYSNVVLGTGNTFTATTVGDQTLLTITFTAKASVDGGKTFATDGVIQTAALTWTAQTGVTDLAGNDVNLAGSDTAVNVDIVRPTAAVQTIGVVGGTSFVIRFNEPIDRADAAKIANYTVTNGGGLNNPVIAVEVSDVNPRAYTDVTVYTRDALNAGAVLAQTVADLAGNEGNQTGLAISPAVAAPTITLNVAPANNTVFPVSTVTFEGTANANAGVSGVQVRIDGGAWVNSGTNGVTVTTDDGAFDETSEDFDATIAGLSQGVHTFEFRTVENGGAVSAASAVRTVYVSSVASGAPAIDALATQSAAWQDGAINAAEDNAALNMNVTLPADAAPGDVLQVRDGGNIVIGTHTVAAGEEGTSVAVSISAANLQTLTGADAVSNITARVLRGTNNALASADSAAVSIYFGSTAPTATITNAVYNDAANTITLTGADFNTLYDGAGQVLGVTDIKGQLDATKVSFVDSQAQLVPAFNAASIKSAVAQNNTTLVITLTDAYAAQFENVILATDGLVAADTLAIAAGFTSDSAGNLSAGDNLAADGLDV; encoded by the coding sequence ATGAAAAAAAGAATTCTTTCATTAGCACTAGCTTCGGCAATGGCTGTTGGAACAGTTAGCGGAGCTTTTGCAGAGACAGAAACACCAGAGGTGCTAAACGGTCCTCAGTATATCAAAGGAAATGAATCAAAAGAGTTCATGCCAAACTCAAAGATAACTAGACAGGAAATCGCTGTTATGGTAGGTAGAGCTCTTGAGCTAGAAGGATCTAACCCAGACTTCAAAGATGCAGACAAGATAGCTGCATGGGCAGACGAGTTCGTAGCAGGACTTCAAGACGCTGAGATAGTAAAGGGAGATGAAAAAGGAAACTTCAACCCTACAAACAAGATAACTAGAGCGGAACTAGCTGCAATGGTAGTTAGAGCTTACGAAAATGCTACAGGAGAAGAACTTTCAGAGGGAGACACTTCTTTCGACGACGTAGCTGACAGTGCATGGTATGCAAAAGAAGTTAAGAAAGCTGCAGAAGCTGGACTAGTTCTAGGGGATGGAGAAGGAAGCTTCAACCCAATGGGAGAGGCTACTAGAGCGGAAACAGTTATGATGATAAACAGAATGCTAGGACTTGGAGAAGGTAACCTTCCTTCAGACGTAGCTGAACTACTTGAGACAAGCCTTGTAGACAAAGCTCAGTGGCCATCATGGGCAGTAGACGCTATACTTATAGCATCTTCAGCATATGAGTACACTGTAGGAGAAGATGGAAAGATAACTATAGTTGAGGACGAAGAGCCTACAGTTGAACTTAAGGTTGAGTCGGTAAGTGCAATTAACCACCAGTCAGTACTAGTTAAGTTCAACCAAGAGCTTGAGTCTGTTGACAAAGCAGATTTCACAATAAACAATGGAGTTACAGTTTTAGAAGCTAAGTTCGGAGCTGACAAGAAGTCTGTATACCTAACTACTACTTCTCAAAACCAAGGAACAGAGTATACTCTTTCTTACAAGGGAGAAGTATCGGGAACATTCACAGGAACTACAGGACAGTTCAACAGCAAGATAACTGTATCTACTACAGACAGTGAAGTTAAGCAAACAAGTACACCTACTGCAACAAATGATGCTAACATCAACCGTGGAAAGCGTACTTACACAATAAACGTTAAAGATCTTAACGGTAAAGTTGACCTTGCTCTAATACAAGGTGGAAACTACAATGCTACAACTGGAGAATTTACTGATGTAGACGACAACATGCGTGCTGATTTCGGAGCGGTTACTTCAGTTATAGAAGAAGTAAACGGATCACCACAAGCAGCTGGAACAAACTTTGTAAACAACGTTGAAATACCAGCTAACGGAGTTATAACTGTAACAGTTGACAACACTACAGGAGCTGAAAACGTAAGACTTGTAGCATTCCAAGATACAAATGCTGACAACCAACTTACTGTAGACGCTAATGGAATAGCTAAGGAAGAAGTAGGAATAGGCGGAAGAACAGGATACTATGTTGCAAAAGCAGCATTTGGAGCTTCTAACCCTAATACAGCAGGTGGATTCGTATTCACTGATATAGACTCATTTGTAGATGGCGCAGGAAACCTATACAGCTACGATGCAAACGATAAGTATCAAGTAGGCGGAGTAGAGATAACTAAAGATCAGTTCGAACAGATAATAAACGCAGGAGATGTACTAGCAGTAAGCTACAACACAAGTGCAGACGGAGTGTCTACATTCAATATAACTACTGAGACAGGATTCGAAGCACCAGCAGCTGCACCTACAGTAAATGTACGTAACCTTGACAGTGGAGCTACTATGAACGATGTAAGAGTAGACTTCCTACGTGGAGTACATGCAAATGGAACATTGAACCCAACATCTACAGTTTATACAGTACAACGTGCGTCAACACTAGGTCCTGACGGAATAGACGGAACTATAGATGACATAGCAGCTGGAGACGAGCAATGGGTAACAGTTGGAACAGTTGCAGGAACTGAGACTCTTCGTTACGATGACAAGAACCTATCTGACGGAGCTTATGTATACCGTATAGTTGTTAAGAACCCAGTAACAGGAGTTGAGTCTAGAACAGCAAGAAGCGCTAAAATAGTCCTTCCAGCTAACCCTGATACTGTAGCACCTCTTGCAATTCAAACTACTATGAAAGATGCAGGAAACCCTAACGAGCTAGACTCTGGAGACAAAGTTCAAATGCTTTTCAACGAGGAAATGAAACTTGAGGCTGGAGATATAGTACGTCTTCAAGATGCTGAAGGCGAATACTCTAACGTAGTACTAGGGACAGGAAACACTTTCACAGCTACTACAGTTGGAGATCAAACACTTTTAACTATAACTTTCACAGCTAAAGCTTCAGTAGACGGTGGAAAGACTTTTGCTACTGATGGTGTTATACAAACAGCAGCGCTGACTTGGACTGCTCAGACTGGAGTAACTGACCTAGCTGGAAATGATGTAAACCTAGCTGGAAGTGACACAGCTGTAAATGTTGACATTGTTCGTCCTACAGCTGCAGTTCAGACGATTGGTGTAGTTGGAGGAACAAGTTTCGTTATAAGATTCAACGAGCCAATAGATCGTGCAGATGCTGCTAAGATAGCTAATTACACTGTAACTAACGGTGGAGGACTTAACAATCCTGTAATTGCAGTTGAGGTTTCAGATGTCAACCCTAGAGCATATACAGACGTAACAGTCTACACTAGAGATGCTCTTAATGCTGGGGCTGTGCTTGCTCAAACAGTTGCTGACCTAGCTGGAAATGAAGGAAACCAAACAGGACTAGCTATATCTCCTGCAGTTGCAGCTCCAACAATAACGCTTAATGTTGCGCCTGCAAACAACACAGTATTCCCAGTAAGCACTGTAACATTCGAAGGAACTGCAAATGCGAATGCTGGAGTTTCAGGAGTACAAGTGAGAATAGACGGTGGAGCATGGGTTAACTCTGGAACTAATGGAGTTACAGTTACTACAGATGACGGAGCTTTCGACGAAACTTCTGAAGACTTCGACGCTACTATAGCAGGACTTTCTCAAGGGGTTCACACATTCGAATTCCGTACAGTTGAAAATGGAGGAGCTGTTTCAGCGGCTTCAGCAGTTCGTACAGTATACGTATCATCTGTAGCTTCAGGAGCACCTGCGATAGACGCTCTTGCGACTCAATCTGCAGCATGGCAAGATGGAGCTATAAATGCGGCTGAGGACAACGCAGCTCTAAATATGAACGTAACACTACCTGCTGATGCAGCACCTGGAGATGTTCTTCAAGTTCGTGACGGAGGAAACATCGTAATAGGAACACACACAGTAGCGGCTGGAGAAGAAGGAACTAGCGTGGCTGTTTCGATAAGCGCAGCTAACCTACAAACTTTGACAGGAGCTGATGCAGTTAGCAACATAACAGCTAGAGTGCTAAGAGGAACAAACAACGCTCTTGCTAGTGCAGACTCTGCAGCTGTATCAATATACTTCGGATCTACAGCGCCTACTGCTACTATCACAAATGCAGTTTATAATGACGCAGCTAACACGATAACTCTTACTGGAGCAGACTTCAACACTCTTTATGACGGAGCTGGACAAGTTCTAGGAGTTACTGATATAAAAGGTCAATTAGATGCGACTAAGGTTTCGTTTGTTGACTCTCAAGCACAACTAGTTCCAGCGTTCAATGCTGCCAGCATAAAATCGGCTGTAGCTCAGAACAATACTACACTTGTTATAACGTTGACTGACGCTTATGCAGCTCAGTTCGAGAATGTAATTCTAGCTACAGACGGTCTAGTAGCTGCGGATACTCTTGCTATAGCAGCTGGATTTACTAGCGACAGCGCAGGAAACCTATCTGCTGGAGATAACTTAGCTGCTGATGGTCTAGATGTATAA
- a CDS encoding SLAP domain-containing protein has protein sequence MGVIGKIFKGRQSSDKSNQAEYDSSGKEYEGQKNEGEAAPTQEYVELRLSIHPEEDARTSDMERNQLEQELKDCKSIKKNDINVSGIYAFRTDEGLEVSFFFRNGLERPVMLKETPLAVISKDGKLLARQEFDLTDMGEVEGLSARPWRVHFDPKNVFSENVAPDDWAIIFDIKSKEK, from the coding sequence GTGGGAGTCATAGGTAAAATATTCAAAGGAAGACAATCAAGCGACAAATCGAACCAAGCAGAATACGATTCATCGGGAAAAGAATATGAAGGGCAAAAAAATGAAGGCGAAGCAGCACCGACTCAAGAATACGTGGAGCTGAGACTGTCCATTCATCCAGAAGAGGATGCAAGGACATCCGACATGGAGAGAAATCAGCTTGAACAGGAGCTTAAAGACTGCAAGTCGATAAAGAAAAATGACATAAACGTATCGGGGATATATGCGTTCAGAACAGATGAAGGGCTGGAGGTCAGCTTTTTCTTCAGAAATGGATTGGAAAGACCGGTAATGCTTAAAGAGACTCCGCTTGCAGTTATAAGCAAGGACGGAAAGCTTCTGGCTCGCCAAGAATTCGACTTGACTGATATGGGAGAAGTAGAAGGGCTGTCTGCAAGACCTTGGAGAGTCCACTTTGACCCCAAAAATGTTTTTTCTGAAAATGTAGCTCCTGATGACTGGGCAATAATATTTGATATCAAAAGCAAAGAGAAGTAG
- a CDS encoding S41 family peptidase, translated as MKMRLRISAIAVALAMSFVNLGMVAEASSLEEVRSLVESNYYRAVGDEVLAKDSIEGIIEGLGDPHTSYMTKDQYQVFLDSIESKYYGVGFYFEIVEEGVLVSSVIENSPAEAAGIEPGDIVVSADGKSLVGLSSEEVATIIRGPEGSAVTLGILRRGTRIDINAVRGKIQMEYVSEGGHGEGSGYIRISSFGAETGKKFGELLAKQNSDTLVVDIRNNGGGYLNSAIDMLGYLIPKKAALVLKNRNSSNTYYAPEQGYYTDKKLILLLNEYSASASEIVAGALKDQDRALLIGSKSYGKGTAQNFFNISDGGVLKMTTMEFFSPLGNTINGVGVSPDLEIEEGNVLKVSELLSQGESGSHELEIAGENYKVDLNMARSKDYWGAYKELLDSLYGDKVWSGFYPEYMLVGELKDAPLEKIYTVKFSKGVKSETLNSETVDFIDADTGQEVELNIYSEGDRVLKVKPLDPLEPNSEYWLKINTGVMGLDGNRLKVGSLATIETGDD; from the coding sequence ATGAAGATGCGATTAAGAATATCAGCTATAGCTGTTGCACTGGCTATGTCTTTTGTAAACTTGGGTATGGTGGCCGAAGCTTCAAGCTTGGAAGAGGTTAGGAGCCTTGTGGAGAGCAACTACTATAGAGCGGTGGGCGATGAAGTGCTAGCCAAAGACAGCATAGAGGGAATCATAGAGGGTCTAGGCGACCCACATACATCATATATGACTAAAGATCAGTACCAGGTATTTTTAGACTCCATAGAGAGCAAGTACTATGGCGTTGGATTTTACTTTGAGATAGTTGAGGAAGGGGTGCTTGTAAGCTCTGTAATAGAAAATTCTCCTGCTGAAGCAGCCGGAATAGAGCCAGGAGATATAGTCGTTTCCGCAGATGGGAAGTCTCTTGTGGGTCTATCCAGTGAAGAGGTGGCCACCATAATAAGGGGTCCAGAGGGAAGCGCAGTAACACTCGGAATATTAAGGCGAGGAACAAGGATAGATATAAATGCGGTCAGAGGAAAAATTCAGATGGAATATGTAAGTGAAGGAGGTCATGGTGAAGGTTCGGGGTATATAAGAATATCGAGCTTTGGCGCCGAGACTGGGAAGAAGTTCGGGGAGTTGCTTGCTAAGCAGAATTCAGACACGCTTGTGGTAGATATAAGGAACAACGGTGGTGGATATTTGAATTCGGCTATAGATATGCTAGGATATTTGATACCTAAGAAGGCTGCTCTTGTTTTAAAAAACAGAAATAGCAGTAACACCTACTACGCGCCAGAGCAAGGATACTATACAGACAAGAAGCTTATACTGCTTTTAAACGAGTACAGTGCAAGCGCATCTGAAATAGTGGCTGGAGCTCTTAAAGACCAAGACAGAGCCCTTCTAATCGGGAGCAAGAGCTATGGAAAAGGCACAGCTCAGAACTTCTTCAACATTTCAGACGGAGGAGTTCTCAAGATGACTACTATGGAGTTTTTTTCACCGCTTGGAAACACCATAAACGGAGTAGGGGTCTCTCCAGACTTGGAGATAGAAGAGGGCAATGTGCTTAAAGTTTCGGAGCTTTTAAGCCAAGGTGAAAGCGGAAGTCATGAGCTTGAGATAGCGGGAGAGAATTACAAGGTTGATTTAAATATGGCTAGAAGCAAAGACTACTGGGGAGCATATAAAGAGCTTCTGGACTCTTTATACGGCGACAAAGTCTGGAGTGGGTTCTACCCTGAATATATGCTGGTGGGAGAGCTTAAAGATGCGCCACTTGAAAAAATATACACTGTGAAATTCAGCAAAGGAGTAAAATCTGAGACTTTGAACAGCGAGACTGTGGACTTTATAGATGCAGATACAGGACAAGAGGTGGAGCTGAATATTTACAGCGAGGGAGACAGGGTGCTTAAGGTGAAGCCTTTAGATCCACTTGAGCCAAACAGCGAGTACTGGCTGAAGATAAACACCGGCGTAATGGGGCTAGATGGGAATAGATTAAAAGTCGGTAGCCTCGCTACCATAGAGACGGGAGATGATTAG
- a CDS encoding phage integrase SAM-like domain-containing protein — MSESDIESYLGYIRSRNLSKNTRNRNLYTLRSFYSFALKKDLVSINPAINIPPLSVNSGERNFLSFSDFEALISKIEDSVAKNIIHIMWIGYT, encoded by the coding sequence ATCTCCGAGTCAGATATCGAGTCGTATCTAGGATATATCCGGTCTAGAAACTTATCTAAAAATACGCGTAATAGAAACCTATATACACTTAGATCTTTCTATAGTTTCGCCCTAAAAAAAGACTTAGTGTCAATAAATCCAGCAATCAATATTCCACCGCTGTCTGTAAACTCCGGCGAACGAAATTTTTTAAGCTTTTCGGATTTCGAGGCGCTTATATCGAAAATTGAAGACTCAGTAGCCAAAAATATAATACATATAATGTGGATAGGTTACACTTAG
- a CDS encoding WG repeat-containing protein: MKKRMFSLALASIMIIGTLGMTACSSGAEDGKKELFVIQKGDKYGFMDNTGKIVIEPKFQTVGEFKEGLAPIVVEGKWGYIDEKGNTAIKPEFETAGNFSEGLAAVSKDGKKGYVDNDGKIAIELKYDETGEFSEGLAAVKTEKGYGYIDNSGKMAIKEQFTMAGAFENGVAQVTKDDKWTYINKGGEVLYSGE, from the coding sequence GTGAAAAAGAGAATGTTTAGCCTAGCTTTAGCTAGTATTATGATAATCGGAACACTTGGTATGACAGCATGCTCCTCGGGAGCAGAGGACGGAAAGAAGGAGCTTTTTGTAATCCAGAAAGGAGACAAGTACGGCTTCATGGACAATACCGGGAAAATAGTGATAGAGCCGAAGTTTCAGACTGTTGGAGAATTCAAGGAAGGACTGGCTCCTATCGTGGTTGAAGGCAAGTGGGGATATATAGATGAAAAAGGAAACACAGCGATAAAGCCAGAGTTTGAGACAGCAGGAAATTTCTCTGAAGGACTCGCGGCAGTGTCTAAGGACGGGAAAAAAGGTTATGTAGACAATGATGGGAAGATAGCTATAGAACTAAAGTATGATGAGACAGGCGAATTCTCAGAAGGGCTTGCGGCTGTTAAGACAGAGAAAGGCTATGGATATATAGACAATAGCGGGAAGATGGCTATAAAAGAGCAGTTCACTATGGCGGGTGCTTTTGAAAACGGAGTGGCACAGGTAACAAAAGATGATAAATGGACATATATAAACAAGGGCGGAGAAGTACTTTACAGTGGAGAATAG
- a CDS encoding ComEC/Rec2 family competence protein — MNTEIKDNKYIEFSIDEITPINSETFILRVIPVIDSEFFPPFHLRNIKVSYELLEDSFYKSFYPDIPITGKRYLKGTVIQGAYYKISKKNIEYMNIFDTRETTISTDNDIFRGNRETSPFEEFDIKGDVSRSGKDVYEYLQSKVCLLDRAYLYCFNVGQGDSMLFVASSGNAYIIDTNFYGVKGANEFITEVKKILKWHRLAENKIKGVIVTHKHIDHIRGLKYILDEEFFQIENFIINQDYIHPTKAVYELMTSAKNNIRNWHNLNTPGSITEGNTKICFKNPDNDTANSRVSPDINNSSIGMCIRHGGYSAYLTGDLSSSIIKSKYFYVDTNYSKKSVLKVAHHGSYTGTDNDVIRILKPTEAFISAGTSKNYNHPHDSTLKILKSHNLNIKISKNEKKTVCYEL; from the coding sequence ATGAACACTGAAATTAAGGACAATAAATACATAGAATTTTCCATCGATGAAATCACTCCGATCAATTCAGAAACTTTCATTTTGAGAGTAATACCCGTGATTGACTCGGAGTTTTTTCCTCCGTTTCATCTAAGAAACATAAAGGTGTCTTATGAATTACTAGAGGATAGTTTTTATAAATCATTCTATCCTGACATCCCTATAACTGGAAAAAGATACTTGAAAGGAACGGTTATTCAAGGTGCTTACTACAAAATTTCGAAAAAAAATATAGAATATATGAATATATTTGATACTAGAGAAACAACTATATCCACAGATAATGATATTTTCAGAGGCAATCGGGAGACATCTCCGTTTGAAGAATTCGATATAAAAGGAGATGTTTCTAGGTCAGGAAAAGACGTCTACGAATACTTACAATCAAAAGTATGCTTACTTGACAGAGCATATTTATATTGCTTTAATGTAGGACAAGGAGATTCGATGCTTTTTGTAGCATCAAGCGGAAATGCCTATATAATAGATACAAACTTTTATGGAGTAAAAGGTGCGAATGAGTTTATAACTGAAGTAAAAAAAATTCTTAAATGGCATCGATTGGCAGAAAATAAAATAAAGGGTGTTATAGTAACTCATAAGCATATAGATCATATTAGGGGACTTAAATACATTCTGGATGAAGAATTCTTTCAAATAGAAAATTTCATCATAAATCAAGACTACATTCATCCGACAAAAGCTGTCTACGAACTCATGACTTCAGCTAAAAATAATATAAGAAACTGGCACAATTTAAATACTCCGGGCAGTATCACCGAGGGTAATACGAAAATTTGCTTCAAAAATCCTGACAATGATACTGCTAATAGCAGAGTTTCACCTGATATAAATAACAGTTCTATAGGTATGTGTATACGACATGGAGGGTATAGTGCCTATCTAACAGGAGACTTAAGTAGCAGTATAATTAAAAGCAAATACTTCTATGTAGATACTAATTATAGTAAAAAAAGTGTTCTCAAGGTGGCTCATCATGGAAGTTATACTGGGACTGATAATGATGTTATTAGAATTTTAAAGCCAACAGAAGCTTTTATATCAGCAGGAACGAGTAAAAACTACAACCATCCGCACGATAGCACTCTAAAAATATTAAAGTCTCATAACTTAAATATAAAAATATCTAAAAATGAAAAAAAGACAGTATGTTATGAGCTATAG
- a CDS encoding COG2426 family protein has protein sequence MKALVVDFLDFLSIELAVMFMAMLPVIELRGAIPLGVSMGLSPVHSAILSYIGSAIPVPIILFGIRPIFGFLRKNSFFRKIIDKIVYNSNVKHSRKIRKYGTIGLVILVAIPLPGTGVWSGSLVASLMNIRFKLAFPAILLGNAIAAVAIMTLSHGVSSVLM, from the coding sequence GTGAAAGCGCTTGTAGTTGATTTTTTGGACTTTTTGTCTATAGAGCTTGCTGTAATGTTTATGGCGATGCTTCCGGTTATAGAGCTTAGGGGAGCAATACCTCTTGGAGTTTCGATGGGGCTTTCGCCAGTGCACTCGGCCATATTAAGCTATATAGGCAGTGCCATTCCGGTTCCGATAATACTCTTCGGCATAAGGCCGATATTCGGATTTCTGAGGAAAAACAGCTTTTTCAGAAAGATAATAGACAAGATCGTGTACAATTCAAACGTAAAACACAGCAGAAAGATAAGGAAGTACGGTACCATTGGTCTCGTCATACTGGTGGCCATACCTCTTCCAGGAACAGGTGTATGGAGCGGTAGCCTTGTTGCATCGCTTATGAATATACGTTTCAAGCTGGCTTTCCCGGCAATACTCCTTGGGAATGCCATAGCTGCTGTAGCTATTATGACATTAAGCCACGGAGTTTCAAGCGTGCTTATGTGA
- a CDS encoding S-layer homology domain-containing protein, with the protein MKKLRFVVSFLIAAYISLTGLTGSFASDMILKYGEVSISDSYQESYETRGKGSKKSLSLAEKKILDAIKNLDSQVDISEYGINTSVQRELLDKIIRENPDIFYTRGWTYSYSPSSGTVFGIMPDYDYEKSKIESMKAEIEQKLSAAIEKIKEPDMTPLEKVLAVHQYLVLNIEYDERGNAPIESHSIYGALVDGKAVCEGYSELLTVMLERLGEVDSFVVVSEEMLHAWNMVVLDGNYYHIDATWNDPTPDREGYVRYEYLLIPDSVMASDHQWDRGNYPVAESSDYSFLWKLENPRYSSGVIRHWSKDTGRFEEILLERPDVLEEEEDIDLPDNIEPVGNTARPYITGYDDGTFRPENSVKRLEIASMIFKLLELSERDAKFPDVSHSSWAFGYIGAMQNSGYMKGDQAGRFNPEASLTRSEMATIAAAIYQGEHSGQDLKFKDISGHWGEKAITDMAKAGVVKGYSDGSFAPNKEVSRAEAVAILNRLSKLTISDEELKSAINPFSDVRESHWAYRDILKATKNR; encoded by the coding sequence ATGAAAAAACTTAGATTTGTTGTATCATTCTTAATAGCTGCATATATTTCGCTCACAGGACTTACAGGATCTTTTGCAAGTGATATGATTCTGAAGTATGGAGAAGTCAGTATATCAGATTCGTACCAAGAGTCTTACGAGACGAGAGGCAAAGGAAGTAAAAAAAGCTTAAGCTTGGCTGAAAAGAAGATATTAGATGCTATAAAAAACCTGGACTCTCAAGTGGATATATCTGAATATGGAATAAACACCTCTGTGCAGAGAGAGCTACTGGATAAAATAATCAGAGAGAATCCCGATATATTCTATACCAGAGGGTGGACCTATTCATACAGTCCATCTAGCGGAACTGTTTTCGGCATAATGCCAGATTATGACTACGAAAAGAGCAAGATAGAGAGCATGAAAGCTGAAATAGAGCAGAAACTCTCTGCGGCAATAGAGAAAATAAAAGAGCCTGATATGACTCCACTTGAAAAGGTACTGGCAGTACATCAGTACTTGGTTTTAAACATAGAGTATGACGAGAGAGGCAACGCACCTATAGAGTCTCACAGCATATACGGCGCACTTGTAGATGGGAAAGCGGTATGTGAGGGCTATTCCGAACTTTTGACTGTAATGCTTGAAAGACTTGGAGAAGTGGATAGCTTTGTAGTGGTTTCGGAAGAGATGCTCCATGCTTGGAACATGGTGGTTTTAGATGGAAACTACTACCACATAGATGCTACTTGGAACGATCCAACGCCGGATAGAGAAGGCTATGTAAGGTATGAGTATCTTCTGATTCCGGACAGTGTAATGGCTTCAGATCATCAGTGGGACAGAGGGAACTATCCTGTTGCCGAAAGCTCGGACTATTCTTTTCTATGGAAGCTTGAGAATCCAAGATACAGCTCAGGCGTGATTCGACATTGGAGCAAGGATACAGGCAGGTTTGAAGAGATATTGCTTGAGAGACCGGATGTATTAGAAGAAGAGGAAGATATAGATTTACCCGATAATATAGAGCCTGTTGGAAATACAGCAAGACCGTATATAACGGGATATGATGACGGAACTTTCAGGCCAGAAAATTCTGTGAAAAGGCTGGAGATAGCGTCAATGATATTCAAGCTTTTGGAACTTTCTGAAAGAGACGCAAAGTTTCCAGATGTAAGCCACAGTAGTTGGGCATTTGGCTATATTGGAGCGATGCAGAACTCGGGGTATATGAAAGGGGATCAGGCCGGCAGGTTCAACCCGGAAGCAAGTCTCACTAGATCAGAGATGGCCACCATAGCCGCTGCAATATATCAGGGTGAGCATTCCGGTCAAGATCTGAAATTCAAAGATATATCAGGCCATTGGGGTGAAAAAGCCATAACGGACATGGCAAAGGCTGGTGTGGTGAAAGGTTATTCAGACGGAAGCTTTGCTCCCAATAAAGAGGTTAGCAGAGCTGAAGCTGTAGCCATACTCAATAGGCTTTCCAAGCTCACTATTTCGGATGAGGAGTTGAAATCGGCGATAAATCCTTTTTCAGACGTGAGGGAGTCCCACTGGGCATATAGAGATATATTAAAGGCGACTAAAAACCGATAG